The Miscanthus floridulus cultivar M001 chromosome 17, ASM1932011v1, whole genome shotgun sequence genome has a window encoding:
- the LOC136517985 gene encoding ATP-dependent 6-phosphofructokinase 6-like, which yields METATVVVAPAPVAITQPPQHKLMELKPSFAAVAKPSPARKAKPAKKKLAGGCGGYVLEDVPHLTDYLPELKSYPNPLQDHPAYSVVKQYFVNPDDTVAKKIVVHKSSARGTHFRRAGPRQRVYFQPDEVTAAIVTCGGLCPGLNTVIRELVCGLHDMYGVTSIYGIEGGYKGFYARNTVELTPRSVNDIHKRGGTVLGTSRGGQDTAKIVDSIQDRGVNQVYIIGGDGTQKGAASIHEEVQRRGLKCAVVGVPKTIDNDIAVIDKSFGFDTAVEEAQRAINAAHVEAESAENGIGVVKLMGRNSGFIAMYATLASRDVDCCLIPESPFYLDGKGGLLEFVEKRLRDNGHMVIVVAEGAGQDLIARSMNFADTHDASGNKVLLDVGLWLSHKIKEHFKKKPSFPITLKYIDPTYMIRAVPSNASDNVYCTLLAHSALHGAMAGYTGFTVAPVNGRHAYIPFYRITEKQNKVVITDRMWARVLCSTNQPCFLTHEDVEGAALDEEEPHIPLVEGENALVRNPSMCSGNGHLCSGAA from the exons ATGGAGACCGCCACCGTCGTTGTCGCTCCGGCTCCGGTGGCCATCACCCAGCCACCGCAGCACAAGCTTATGGAATTGAAGCCTTCCTTTGCCGCCGTGGCGAAACCATCACCGGCGAGGAAGGCCAAGCCGGCCAAGAAGAAGCTCGCCGGCGGCTGTGGCGGGTACGTCCTTGAGGACGTCCCGCACCTCACCGACTACCTTCCCGAGCTCAAG AGCTACCCGAATCCCCTGCAAGACCACCCTGCCTACTCTGTTGTCAA GCAGTACTTCGTGAACCCGGACGACACGGTGGCGAAGAAGATCGTGGTGCACAAGAGCAGCGCCCGCGGGACGCACTTCCGTCGCGCCGGCCCGCGTCAGCGCGTCTACTTCCAGCCAGACGAGGTGACGGCGGCGATCGTCACCTGCGGCGGCCTCTGCCCTGGCCTCAACACCGTGATCCGCGAGCTCGTGTGCGGCCTCCACGACATGTACGGCGTGACCAGCATCTACGGCATCGAGGGCGGGTACAAGGGGTTCTACGCGCGCAACACGGTGGAGCTGACGCCGCGCTCCGTGAACGACATCCACAAGCGTGGCGGCACGGTGCTGGGCACCTCCCGCGGCGGGCAGGACACGGCCAAGATCGTGGACAGCATCCAGGACCGCGGCGTGAACCAGGTGTACATCATCGGCGGCGACGGCACGCAGAAGGGCGCGGCGTCCATCCACGAGGAGGTGCAGCGGCGCGGCCTCAAGTGCGCCGTGGTGGGCGTGCCCAAGACCATCGACAACGACATCGCCGTCATCGACAAGTCGTTCGGCTTCGACACCGCCGTGGAGGAGGCGCAGCGCGCCATCAACGCCGCGCACGTCGAGGCCGAGAGCGCCGAGAACGGCATCGGGGTCGTCAAGCTCATGGGCCGCAACAGCGGCTTCATCGCCATGTACGCCACGCTCGCCAGCCGCGACGTCGACTGCTGCCTCATCCCGGAGTCGCCCTTCTACCTCGACGGCAAGGGCGGCCTACTCGAGTTCGTGGAGAAGCGCCTCCGCGACAACGGCCACATGGTCATCGTCGTGGCCGAGGGCGCTGGCCAGGACCTCATCGCCAGGAGCATGAACTTCGCCGACACCCACGACGCCTCCGGCAACAAGGTGCTCCTCGACGTCGGGCTCTGGCTCTCCCATAAGATTAAGGAGCATTTCAAGAAGAAGCCCAGCTTCCCCATCACCCTCAAGTACATTGACCCGACGTACATGATCCGCGCCGTGCCGTCCAACGCCTCCGACAACGTCTACTGCACGCTGCTGGCGCACAGCGCCCTGCACGGCGCCATGGCCGGGTACACCGGCTTCACCGTAGCGCCGGTCAATGGCAGGCACGCCTACATCCCCTTCTAC AGGATCACCGAGAAGCAGAACAAGGTGGTGATCACGGACCGGATGTGGGCGCGGGTGCTGTGCTCGACGAACCAGCCGTGCTTCCTGACGCACGAGGACGTCGAGGGGGCGgcgctggacgaggaggagccgcACATACCACTCGTCGAGGGCGAGAACGCCTTGGTCAGGAACCCGTCCATGTGCAGCGGCAATGGCCACCTCTGCAGTGGCGCAGCCTGA